Part of the Undibacter mobilis genome is shown below.
AGCCAGCCGATACGGCGCTGCGCTATCGTAAAAGTGCGTAGCCGAGTTCAAGCTGGGTGAATACTTCTTTCAGGCCAATGGCTTAGTGCCAAGGGCGCCCCGTCCGGATCGTCGTCCCCTCGCCGGGAATGGAAACACAATCATGACCTCTCTCGACAGCTTCAAATGCGCCAAGACCCTCAAGGTCGGCAGCAAGACTTACGCCTATTACAGCCTCCCGGTGGCGGAGAAGAACGGCCTGAAAGGCATCTCGCGGCTGCCCTTCTCAATGAAGGTGCTGCTCGAGAATCTGCTGCGCAACGAGGACGGCACGACCGTCACCAAGGAAGACATCAAGGCCGTCGCCGAGTGGATGAAGACCAAGACATCCACGCATGAATTCGCCTTCCGCCCGGCGCGCGTGCTGATGCAGGACTTCACCGGCGTCCCCGCGGTGGTCGATCTCGCCGCCATGCGCGACGCCATGGTGAACTTCGGCGGCGACCCGAAGAAGATCAACCCGCTGATCCCCGTCGATCTCGTCATCGACCACTCGGTCAACGTCAACTTCTTCGGCGACAGCAAGGCCTTCAAGAAGAACGTCGATGAAGAGTATCGCCAGAATCAGGAGCGCTACACCTTCCTGAAGTGGGCGCAGCGTTCGTTCGACAATTTCCGCGTCGTGCCGCCCGGCACCGGCATCTGCCACCAGGTCAATCTCGAATATCTGTCGCGTGTCGTCTGGACCAAGAAAGACAAGGTTACGATCGGCAAGAAGACCGCCGAGATGAACGTCGCCTATCCGGACACGTTGGTCGGCACCGACTCGCATACCACCATGGTCAACGGCGTTGCCGTGCTCGGCTGGGGCGTTGGCGGCATCGAGGCGGAAGCAGCGATGCTCGGCCAGCCCTTGTCGATGACGCTGCCGGAAGTGATCGGCTTCAAGCTGGTCGGCAAGCTGAAAGAGGGCCTCACCGCTACCGACCTCGTGCTCACCGTGACGCAGATGCTGCGCAAGCGCGGCGTCGTCGGCAAGTTCGTCGAGTTCTTCGGCCCGGGCCTGCAGCATCTGCCGGTCGCCGATCGCGCGACGCTCGCCAACATGGCGCCGGAATATGGCGCGACCTGCGGCTACTCGCCGGTCGATGACGACGCCATCCAGTTCCTCAAGGACACCGGCCGTCCGGCCGACGTGGTCAAGCTCGCCGCCGCTTACGCCAAGGCGCAGGGCATGTATCGCACCGCGCGCACGCCGGATCCGGTGTTCACCGACATCCTCACGCTCGACCTTGCCACCGTGCAGCCGTCGCTGTCGGGCCCGAAGCGCCCGCAGGATCGCATTGCGCTGCCTGACGTCGTCGCCGGTTTCACCACGGCAATGGAGAAGGAATACAACAAGGCCGCCGAGCTGAAGAAGCGCGCGCCGGTCGAAGGCCGCAAGCATGATCTCGGTCATGGTGACGTCGTCATCGCCGCCATCACCTCCTGCACCAACACCTCGAACCCGAGCGTCATGATCGGCGCCGGTCTGCTCGCCCGCAAGGCGGCGGCTTTGGGCCTCAAGTCCAAGCCCTGGGTGAAGACGTCGCTGGCGCCGGGCTCGCAGGTCGTCGCCGAATATCTCGCCAAATCGGGGCTGCAGAAGGATCTCGACAAGGTCGGCTTCAACCTTGTCGGCTTCGGCTGCACCACCTGCATCGGCAATTCGGGCCCGCTGCCGGAAGAAATTTCCGAGTCGATCAACAAGAACGATCTGGTCTCGGCCGCGGTGCTCTCGGGTAACCGTAACTTCGAAGGCCGCGTTAATCCGGATGTGCGCGCCAACTATCTGGCGTCGCCGCCGCTGGTCGTTGCCTATGCGCTGGCGGGCTCGATGTATGTCGATCTCACCAAGGATCCGCTCGGCACGGACAAGAAGGGCAAGCCGATCTATCTCAAGGACATCTGGCCGACCAACAAGGAGATCGCCAAGTTCGTCTCCAAGTACGTGACGAAGAAGATCTTCTCGGCGAAATACGCCGACGTGTTCAAGGGCGATGCCAACTGGCGCAAGATCGCGGTCAAGGGCGGTCTCACGTATGGCTGGGACGATCGCTCGACCTATGTGCAGAACCCGCCTTACTTCGAAGGTATGCAGCGCAAGGAAGTGCCGATCGACGACATCGTCGGTGCGCGTGTGCTTGGCCTGTTCCTCGACTCCATCACTACCGACCACATTTCGCCGGCCGGTTCGATCAAGGAGTCGAGCCCGGCGGGCACCTATCTGCGCGATCATCAGGTGCGCCCGATCGACTTCAATCAGTACGGCACGCGGCGCGGCAATCATCAGGTGATGATGCGCGGCACTTTCGGCAACATTCGCATCAAGAACCAGATGGTGCCGGGCGTCGAAGGCGGCGTGACGGTTCACTATCCCGACAAGGAAAAGATGACGATTTACGACGCGGCCATGAAGTACAAGGCCGAGAAGGTTCCGCTCGTCGTCTTCGCCGGCAAGGAATACGGCACCGGCTCGTCGCGCGACTGGGCTGCCAAGGGTTCGGTGCTGCTCGGCATCCGCGCCGTGATCACGCAATCGTTTGAGCGCATCCATCGCTCGAACCTCGTCGGCATGGGCGTGATGCCGCTCAACTTCGAGGAAGGCACCTCGTGGCAGTCGCTCGGTCTCAAGGGCGACGAACTGGTCACGATCCGCGGCCTCGAGGGCGACCTCAAGCCCCGGCAGAAGCTCACCGCCGAGATCACGATGGCCGACGGCACCGTGAAGAAGGTGCCGCTGATCTGCCGCATCGATACCCTCGACGAACTGGAATACTTCCGCAGCGGCGGCATTCTGCAATACGTGCTGCGTCAGCTCGCCGCCTGACGCTTCGCCGGTTCCGGACCGGAGTCTCACCCGCCCTCACTGCGAAGTGAGTGGCGGGTGATTTACTTTTGTCCCTATATGATGCGCGTCGCGTCGACCGGGGAATGCCGCCGAAATGAGATTGAACCGCCTGACCTTTGCTGCCGCCTTTGCTGCGGCGCTGGCTGTCGTGAACCCCGCCGCCGGTGGGGAGCCGAAAGCCGTGGTCGAGCTGTTTACCAGCCAGGGCTGCTCCTCCTGTCCGCCGGCCGACCGGCTGCTTGGCAATCTGGCGCATGATCCTGCCGTGATCGCGCTTAGCCTGCCGGTCGATTACTGGGATTACCTCGGCTGGCAGGACACGCTGGCGCTGAAGGGCCACGGCAAGCGCCAGCGCGCCTATTCGATCGCGCGCGGCGATGGCGCTGTCTATACGCCGCAAGCCGTGGTGAACGGCGTCGCCCACGCACTTGGCAGCGACAAGGCAGCGATCGAGGACGCCGTTATCAAATCGCGCGCCGGCAAGCAGGCGCTGACACTGGCAGTCAAAGCTTCGATCGAGGACGGCAAGATCGTCGTGAATGTGCCGGGCATGGATGGCGAGCCGCTGATCGCCGATGTCTGGCTGTGCCCGGTGACCGACAAGATCGAGGTCACGATCCAGCGCGGCGAAAATCGCGGGCAGTCGCTCAACTATTACAACGTGGTGCGGCGCTGGGTGAAGCTCGGCACCTGGAGCGGCAAGGCCGAAACCTTCACCATTCCGATGGCCGACATTCCGAATGCGAATTTCACGCTGTCGGACATC
Proteins encoded:
- the acnA gene encoding aconitate hydratase AcnA, producing the protein MTSLDSFKCAKTLKVGSKTYAYYSLPVAEKNGLKGISRLPFSMKVLLENLLRNEDGTTVTKEDIKAVAEWMKTKTSTHEFAFRPARVLMQDFTGVPAVVDLAAMRDAMVNFGGDPKKINPLIPVDLVIDHSVNVNFFGDSKAFKKNVDEEYRQNQERYTFLKWAQRSFDNFRVVPPGTGICHQVNLEYLSRVVWTKKDKVTIGKKTAEMNVAYPDTLVGTDSHTTMVNGVAVLGWGVGGIEAEAAMLGQPLSMTLPEVIGFKLVGKLKEGLTATDLVLTVTQMLRKRGVVGKFVEFFGPGLQHLPVADRATLANMAPEYGATCGYSPVDDDAIQFLKDTGRPADVVKLAAAYAKAQGMYRTARTPDPVFTDILTLDLATVQPSLSGPKRPQDRIALPDVVAGFTTAMEKEYNKAAELKKRAPVEGRKHDLGHGDVVIAAITSCTNTSNPSVMIGAGLLARKAAALGLKSKPWVKTSLAPGSQVVAEYLAKSGLQKDLDKVGFNLVGFGCTTCIGNSGPLPEEISESINKNDLVSAAVLSGNRNFEGRVNPDVRANYLASPPLVVAYALAGSMYVDLTKDPLGTDKKGKPIYLKDIWPTNKEIAKFVSKYVTKKIFSAKYADVFKGDANWRKIAVKGGLTYGWDDRSTYVQNPPYFEGMQRKEVPIDDIVGARVLGLFLDSITTDHISPAGSIKESSPAGTYLRDHQVRPIDFNQYGTRRGNHQVMMRGTFGNIRIKNQMVPGVEGGVTVHYPDKEKMTIYDAAMKYKAEKVPLVVFAGKEYGTGSSRDWAAKGSVLLGIRAVITQSFERIHRSNLVGMGVMPLNFEEGTSWQSLGLKGDELVTIRGLEGDLKPRQKLTAEITMADGTVKKVPLICRIDTLDELEYFRSGGILQYVLRQLAA
- a CDS encoding DUF1223 domain-containing protein, with protein sequence MRLNRLTFAAAFAAALAVVNPAAGGEPKAVVELFTSQGCSSCPPADRLLGNLAHDPAVIALSLPVDYWDYLGWQDTLALKGHGKRQRAYSIARGDGAVYTPQAVVNGVAHALGSDKAAIEDAVIKSRAGKQALTLAVKASIEDGKIVVNVPGMDGEPLIADVWLCPVTDKIEVTIQRGENRGQSLNYYNVVRRWVKLGTWSGKAETFTIPMADIPNANFTLSDINHFVVLVQNSTNGKPALMVGAATVAMK